Within the Salvia hispanica cultivar TCC Black 2014 chromosome 4, UniMelb_Shisp_WGS_1.0, whole genome shotgun sequence genome, the region AACTCTCAATTTCCTCAATTCACACTTGAACTCAAAACCTAATACAGAAAGCCCCATTAAaccaactctctctctccctctctctctatggagacgaagaagaagaaagcatCATTCCATGCTGAAATGAAGCTTTTCCGCAGCAATTCATCCAAAAATCCACGCTACAAATGCTTCAAACATGCCATCATCCTCTCAATCTCCCTCTATTTCCTCTCCTCCTTCATCATCACCCGCCACAAACCCTCCGCCAtttccaccaccaccatctcCCGCTCCAAACCCTCCCTCGCTCTCATGGCGGAAAATCCCCTCGATTCCTCCGCCCTAGGTAAATTAATCACTCACTAACCGTAATCAATCAACTAGAATTCTCAATTAgcgattaatttttttttttcaatcgaTCAGATTTAAAATTCAACGGGATGAGAATCTACGTCTACGATCTGCCGGCGAGGTTCAACCGCGATTGGCTGAGGAGCGAGCGGTGCAGCAGCCACCTGTTCGCGGCGGAGGTGGCGATCCACCGCGCGCTGATGAGCAGCGAGGCGAGGACGCTCGAGGCGCGGCAGGCGGACTTCTTCTTCGTCCCTGTTTACGTGTCGTGCAATTTCAGCGAGGTCAACGGCTTCCCCGCGATCGGCCACGCCCGCTCCCTCATCGCCGCCGCGATTGAGTACGTTTCGTCGCAGTTCCCCTTCTGGAACCTCTCTCGCGGCTCCGATCACGTCTTCGTCGCGTCTCACGATTTCGGCTCATGCTTTCACACCATGGTATTGCTAGAGCTCTATCTGAATCATGTACACTGCTAATTCAATTGTGTGTATATCGATTTTGACTAAtaatttgggggaaatttgAAGGAGGATAGGGCGAAATCGGAGGGGGTGCCGGAGTTTTTGAGGAATTCGATAATTTTGCAGACGTTTGGGGTGAAAGGGGAGCATCCTTGCCAGGAGGTGGAGCATGTGGTGGTGCCGCCGTATATTTCGGCGGAGAGTGTTCACGCCACCCTGAAGTCGTCGCCGGTCAATGGCCGG harbors:
- the LOC125218472 gene encoding probable glucuronoxylan glucuronosyltransferase IRX7, with protein sequence METKKKKASFHAEMKLFRSNSSKNPRYKCFKHAIILSISLYFLSSFIITRHKPSAISTTTISRSKPSLALMAENPLDSSALDLKFNGMRIYVYDLPARFNRDWLRSERCSSHLFAAEVAIHRALMSSEARTLEARQADFFFVPVYVSCNFSEVNGFPAIGHARSLIAAAIEYVSSQFPFWNLSRGSDHVFVASHDFGSCFHTMEDRAKSEGVPEFLRNSIILQTFGVKGEHPCQEVEHVVVPPYISAESVHATLKSSPVNGRRDIFAFFRGKMEVHPKNVSGRFYSKRVRTAILRRYGKDGRFYLRRHRFGGYQSEIARAKFCLCPLGWAPWSPRLVESVALGCVPVIIADGILLPFPDAVPWADISLTVAEADVDKLGGVLEHVAATNLTAMQRNLWDPRVRKALLFGDTVGEGDATWQVLVALSRKLGVCAPQYCGGIARTVGSIFGGIGLAGTSRRLRGPSSAFARSGGPRGARGWWSPSRSAASL